The following are encoded together in the Rhizophagus irregularis chromosome 21, complete sequence genome:
- a CDS encoding uncharacterized protein (SECRETED:cutsite_THA-CL; SECRETED:prob_0.9097); SECRETED:SignalP(1-23), whose amino-acid sequence MNHFIRLLFVLTPLFFFVYYTHACLCTKNLGVGKYCGGELSFTGGGSDCGSETLWNCTGRGKVAEALSPCVFGCCGITGKPSACCSETGCPGCSEPYPPYSPQIPTSTISNTSNIPIPSISSTIPKTSSPPAKTLPPSETLKIVIGAVSGIAGTALIIVIGIFGYKWNQRRRQNQDDIMRIPGNNIQSQNEILRIPGNNTKTRIV is encoded by the exons ATGAATCATTTCATTCGACTTTTATTTGTCTTAACTCCCTTGTTCTTCTTCGTCTATTATACTCACGCTTGCCTATGTACTAAAAATTTAGGCGTAGGAAAATACTGTGGTGGCGAATTGTCTTTTACCGGCGgtg GTAGTGATTGTGGTTCGGAAACCTTATGGAATTGTACTGGTAGAGGCAAAGTAGCCGAGGCATTGTCTCCTTGCGTGTTTGGCTGTTGTGGGATTACTGGTAAACCTAGTGCCTGTTGTAGTGAAACTGGATGTCCTGGATGTTCTGAGCCATACCCACCATACTCTCCTCAAATTCCTACATCAACCATATCAAACACTTCAAATATACCTATCCCTTCAATATCATCAACAATACCTAAAACCTCATCACCACCAGCCAAAACGTTACCACCTTCTGAAACACTGAAAATTGTAATTGGTGCTGTTAGTGGCATTGCGGGTACCGCACTTATTATAGTGATTGGAATTTTTGGTTATAAATGGAATCAAAGAAGAAGACAAAACCAGGATGACATTATGAGAATTCCCGGTAATAATATACAAAGCCAAAATGAAATCTTGAGAATCCCTGGCAATAACACTAAAACCAGGATAGTATAA